Proteins encoded by one window of Vigna radiata var. radiata cultivar VC1973A chromosome 5, Vradiata_ver6, whole genome shotgun sequence:
- the LOC106762413 gene encoding ubiquitin-conjugating enzyme E2 35, with translation MANSNLPRRIIKETQRLLSEPAPGISASPSEDNMRYFNVMILGPTQSPYEGGVFKLELFLPEEYPMAAPKVRFLTKIYHPNIDKLGRICLDILKDKWSPALQIRTVLLSIQALLSAPNPDDPLSENIAKHWKSNEAEAVETAKEWTRLYAIGA, from the exons ATGGCCAACAGTAACCTTCCTCGAAGAATCATCAAG GAAACGCAGCGTTTGCTCAGTGAGCCAG CGCCTGGAATTAGTGCTTCCCCCTCCGAAGACAATATGCGATATTTCAATGTCATGATCCTTGGCCCTACTCAGTCACCTTATGAAG GTGGAGTTTTTAAACTAGAATTATTTTTGCCAGAAGAATATCCAATGGCGGCTCCTAAg GTTAGGTTTCTGACAAAAATATATCATCCAAACATTGATAAG CTTGGCAGGATATGTCTTGACATTCTGAAAGACAAATGGAGTCCTGCCCTTCAGATTCGCACTGTACTTTTGAG TATTCAAGCTCTTCTAAGTGCACCAAACCCGGATGACCCTCTTTCTGAGAACATAGCAAAGCATTGGAAATCTAATGAGGCTGAGGCTGTGGAAACAG CCAAGGAATGGACTCGGTTATATGCCATTGGCGCCTAA